ATAGATCAAATCTGAGCTTAACAAATGATTCTGCCTAATCTCTTGTCATTCCAGAATATAAGGAGCTCAGAAGAAAAttccacaaaagaaaaggactaaaagtgaaatttataaaaattaaaaagcccAAGTGGCATAGTTTACTtgtaatcttgttcattttctaGATAACTAAAGAGTTGGCTTACTAGTAATGATCTCCATTTTTCTTGGTTATTATAAATAGGGTTAATATGATTAAATATCAAAGTTAGTCGTTCCGTGATATTTACTTTAAACTACATTTACTTTAAATTGAGggtacgattttttttttttcatgaaaattgtttgcaaaaaaatttgttagttttcatgataattttttcttcagACGAACCccaaatttattcttaaatttacTCTTACAAAAAATTAAGCTGATACCTCAAACTGATTTTATCCCGTCAAAATGCTAAGATTATCCGTCTCATCTTAACGAGGTATCGGAGTAAATGCTTACGGAAGTACCTTGAACACATCGATTTCATAAATGGAATTAACCCTCAAAACTCCttagattatttttaaaaataatagagTCCTCGGGTTATTTGGATCTAGAGTAAGAGCGGACTCCTAATGCTCGAATTCTTTATATAGAAACGTTAAGGAGTGAATTCATGGCGAATTTGGGTTTAGTAAGTACTAATTATAACTTCGATTGGAACTTCTCAGGAACACATGCGATCTATAAACGGCACTTATTCTTCCTAACTTTTCCATCCCTCGTTGAAGAAACTTAACTTCGATCCACATCCGAAGAATAAACCGACAAAGCATACAAGACACATGCATAACCTGATCGTGAAAGTTAGATCCATCGTGATATATTACAGCAAAGGAACTTTCAACTCACAAGTAGCACAATTCCCAGAAAATCCAAGTCCCAGAATAGACTATTATATGACAATACTCATTTTTGACCCTACACCCGAGCTCCGGTCACTCCCCCACCACCGCCCTTATGCTCGATGCCGCCGCTATAGGGAGTGTCTCGGTAGCCTGGCCCGTACCGGCTGCTGAAATGACCCGCGTGGAGCGCCAGGATATACAAGAACTGAGTGATCGTCACGATTATCACGAAAGCTTCCAACACTCTCAGCCTCCATCCTCTGTACCCTCCCACATTTATCTCTTTCCACGCCAACCTACGCATGCCAACACGATTAAGAAACGGGGCAAAGACTTCACTGAATTAATTGACTATGTATGATTCTCCCAGAAACTAAGTCGCTGTTTATTGGTCTCTTACTGTCTACTACcttttaaattaaaagtttgacaTGTTATCATTATCATAACCAGATTCTGccaatttattttgcatttatggaaTCAAATTTCACATCTCACATGTCATTCCTACTTCGAATTGGAAGTAAGAGGGTGGGTCAAATTGCCCCACAGGatttatatatttctttatgTGTTGTGGGACTTCATCTATAAACTTCAACTTTTTCTATTGGACTTCTCTAATATTCGTAATTTTAATAGCCATACTTCAAAGTCTGAAAATTAGTTTGCCTATTCATGTAGCTTGCCAAACCGTCGAATCTTAATAAAACTTAATCTTTCATTTTACAATCTATATAATCTCTTTTCCTAGCTTCAACTTTATCTCAATCATTTTTGCGTGTCGATCTTATACAGACTTATACCTTCTATATTGGACCGTGATCTATTTCTCTGCCAAACTAGATCTCAACCAtcggaggaaaagaaaaatgaaattgaaagaaaaagataatctGTCCTTGTATCTTGAGCCAAATAAGTTAAATCTCGTTTTgctaaataaaaatgaattagaacTTGAATTAGCCAAAAGAATTTACCCAAAGGCAAGAGCAGTGAGGGCGAATGCCAccactgaagaagaagcagccgCAGCCAAACTGTCGCCCCGCCATGCCCTAATGTGTAGGGCGCCCGGCAACTTCGAGACTATCCCGACCACTCCGGCCGAAAGCGCGAACACGAGGAAGAACATCGTGGCACCATTTCCCCCGACACCTGCCCATCATCTCTCCAGGTCAAATGGGGAGAAAAACAATAAGAGACATCATAA
This region of Eucalyptus grandis isolate ANBG69807.140 chromosome 8, ASM1654582v1, whole genome shotgun sequence genomic DNA includes:
- the LOC104417162 gene encoding membrane protein PM19L, encoding MARNMAGPLLFLNLVLYCIVVGFASWCINRYINGQSAHPGVGGNGATMFFLVFALSAGVVGIVSKLPGALHIRAWRGDSLAAAASSSVVAFALTALAFGLAWKEINVGGYRGWRLRVLEAFVIIVTITQFLYILALHAGHFSSRYGPGYRDTPYSGGIEHKGGGGGVTGARV